Proteins from one Falco cherrug isolate bFalChe1 chromosome 7, bFalChe1.pri, whole genome shotgun sequence genomic window:
- the LOC102059287 gene encoding potassium channel subfamily K member 16-like isoform X2: MCSGKLQTGLLVVGYFIYLLVGAAVFQALERTAEKQEKMAAAQMKEAFLQNFTHLTVAEMEQFMKNLTEAIQNGVYPVGNESQIEDSNWDFSNSFFFAGTVVSTIGYGTLRPKTAGGQIFCVFFALFGIPLNIVFLHRVGKMLSLLCKKLGKFLYEKGMRKKIEFLTLLFFLATGILVFLCLPSLFFQITEGWSYSEGIYFAFITLSTIGFGDYVVGKQPGRNYFSYYRSLVAIWILFGLAWIALLFNLLTTVLEDTEKIIVKDLHQIGKVSKDSVANQQRRCWPAQFILEEELLPPRAGGDAQKIESLAADSEHTKNEKNVFSHSKTFSITYEN, translated from the exons ATGTGCAGTGGCAAACTGCAGACGGGTTTGCTGGTGGTTGGCTACTTCATCTACCTTCTCGTGGGTGCTGCCGTTTTCCAGGCATTGGAGAGGACTGctgagaagcaagagaaaatggcAGCTGCCCAGATGAAGGaagcttttctgcagaacttCACCCACCTCACGGTGGCAGAGATGGAGCAGTTTATGAAG AACCTGACTGAAGCCATTCAGAATGGAGTGTACCCTGTTGGAAATGAATCACAGATTGAAGATAGCAACTGGGATTTCAGTAACTCCTTCTTCTTTGCAGGCACAGTTGTCTCTACAATAG GTTATGGCACACTACGTCCTAAAACTGCTGGGGGCCAGatcttctgtgtcttttttgcTCTGTTTGGAATCCCTCTGAATATTGTTTTTCTACACCGTGTTGGTAAGATGCTCTCACTGCTGTGTAAAAAGCTGGGAAAATTCCTGTACGAGAAAGGAATGAGAAAG aagATAGAATTTCTGACCCTTTTGTTCTTCCTGGCAACGGGCATCCTGgtttttctgtgcttgccaTCACTCTTCTTCCAGATAACAGAGGGCTGGTCCTACAGTGAAGGAatttactttgcatttatcACCCTCAGCACCATTGGCTTTGGAGATTATGTAGTAG GTAAACAGCCTGGCAGGAATTACTTTTCCTACTACCGATCACTGGTGGCGATTTGGATTCTTTTTGGCCTTGCCTGGATTGCTCTCCTATTTAATTTATTGACAACAGTACtagaagatacagaaaaaataattgtcaagGATCTCCACCAAATTGGAAAGGTGAGCAAGGACAGTGTAGCAAACCAACAAAGAAGATGCTGGCCTGCTCAATTTATTCTAGAAGAAGAATTACTGCCACCACGTGCTGGAGGGGATGCACAGAAAATTGAGTCATTAGCAGCAGATTctgaacacacaaaaaatgaaaaaaatgttttttctcataGCAAAACTTTTTCCATAACATATGAGAATTGA
- the LOC102059287 gene encoding potassium channel subfamily K member 16-like isoform X1 produces MCSGKLQTGLLVVGYFIYLLVGAAVFQALERTAEKQEKMAAAQMKEAFLQNFTHLTVAEMEQFMKNLTEAIQNGVYPVGNESQIEDSNWDFSNSFFFAGTVVSTIGYGTLRPKTAGGQIFCVFFALFGIPLNIVFLHRVGKMLSLLCKKLGKFLYEKGMRKKKIEFLTLLFFLATGILVFLCLPSLFFQITEGWSYSEGIYFAFITLSTIGFGDYVVGKQPGRNYFSYYRSLVAIWILFGLAWIALLFNLLTTVLEDTEKIIVKDLHQIGKVSKDSVANQQRRCWPAQFILEEELLPPRAGGDAQKIESLAADSEHTKNEKNVFSHSKTFSITYEN; encoded by the exons ATGTGCAGTGGCAAACTGCAGACGGGTTTGCTGGTGGTTGGCTACTTCATCTACCTTCTCGTGGGTGCTGCCGTTTTCCAGGCATTGGAGAGGACTGctgagaagcaagagaaaatggcAGCTGCCCAGATGAAGGaagcttttctgcagaacttCACCCACCTCACGGTGGCAGAGATGGAGCAGTTTATGAAG AACCTGACTGAAGCCATTCAGAATGGAGTGTACCCTGTTGGAAATGAATCACAGATTGAAGATAGCAACTGGGATTTCAGTAACTCCTTCTTCTTTGCAGGCACAGTTGTCTCTACAATAG GTTATGGCACACTACGTCCTAAAACTGCTGGGGGCCAGatcttctgtgtcttttttgcTCTGTTTGGAATCCCTCTGAATATTGTTTTTCTACACCGTGTTGGTAAGATGCTCTCACTGCTGTGTAAAAAGCTGGGAAAATTCCTGTACGAGAAAGGAATGAGAAAG aagaagATAGAATTTCTGACCCTTTTGTTCTTCCTGGCAACGGGCATCCTGgtttttctgtgcttgccaTCACTCTTCTTCCAGATAACAGAGGGCTGGTCCTACAGTGAAGGAatttactttgcatttatcACCCTCAGCACCATTGGCTTTGGAGATTATGTAGTAG GTAAACAGCCTGGCAGGAATTACTTTTCCTACTACCGATCACTGGTGGCGATTTGGATTCTTTTTGGCCTTGCCTGGATTGCTCTCCTATTTAATTTATTGACAACAGTACtagaagatacagaaaaaataattgtcaagGATCTCCACCAAATTGGAAAGGTGAGCAAGGACAGTGTAGCAAACCAACAAAGAAGATGCTGGCCTGCTCAATTTATTCTAGAAGAAGAATTACTGCCACCACGTGCTGGAGGGGATGCACAGAAAATTGAGTCATTAGCAGCAGATTctgaacacacaaaaaatgaaaaaaatgttttttctcataGCAAAACTTTTTCCATAACATATGAGAATTGA